One part of the Gemmatimonadota bacterium genome encodes these proteins:
- a CDS encoding Zn-dependent alcohol dehydrogenase yields the protein MKMQASLLWEPGRPLEVEDLDLEGPKEDEVMVRMTATGVCHSCLHVVDGSWTGYPMPMVLGDEGAGIVEEVGPGVRHVKPGDHVILSWAPACGRCHYCVTGLSHLCEHQMPDKGVLMDGTSRMKIKGQTAYHYGPACSYASYSVMPASCAVPIRKDMPLEVAALIGCSVMTGVGSVINTAAVTPGASMAVFGTGGIGLNVIQGGTLVQAHPIIAVDINPAKLEYAKSFGATHTIDASKENPVEAIKDLTGRGADYSFVAVGNAQVINQAWDCLASRGQCLLIGLPPTGSTVTFDTGSLQSNERILRGCRYGSARTWDDFPRMVELYLAGKLKIDELVTRRFDLEGANEAFDALAAGEVARGLIVF from the coding sequence ATGAAAATGCAAGCATCATTACTTTGGGAGCCGGGAAGACCGCTGGAAGTGGAAGACCTGGACCTGGAAGGACCGAAAGAAGACGAAGTCATGGTACGCATGACCGCCACCGGCGTATGTCACAGTTGTTTGCACGTCGTAGATGGAAGCTGGACCGGATATCCAATGCCCATGGTATTGGGTGATGAAGGGGCTGGCATCGTCGAAGAAGTGGGACCCGGCGTACGACACGTAAAACCCGGCGACCACGTCATCCTATCCTGGGCACCGGCATGCGGTCGCTGCCACTACTGCGTAACCGGCCTATCGCACTTATGTGAGCACCAGATGCCGGACAAAGGCGTATTAATGGACGGCACATCCAGAATGAAAATAAAAGGACAAACCGCGTACCATTACGGACCCGCGTGCAGCTATGCCTCATACTCCGTCATGCCCGCCTCCTGTGCCGTCCCCATCCGGAAAGACATGCCCCTCGAAGTAGCCGCCTTAATCGGCTGTTCGGTCATGACCGGCGTAGGCTCCGTCATCAACACCGCAGCCGTAACGCCTGGAGCCAGCATGGCCGTATTCGGCACAGGAGGAATTGGCCTGAACGTCATACAGGGCGGAACCCTCGTCCAGGCACACCCCATCATAGCAGTCGATATCAACCCCGCCAAATTGGAATACGCGAAATCCTTTGGCGCGACGCACACCATAGACGCCAGCAAAGAAAATCCGGTCGAAGCCATAAAAGACCTCACCGGACGCGGGGCGGATTATTCATTTGTAGCAGTCGGCAACGCGCAAGTCATCAATCAAGCCTGGGACTGTCTCGCATCCAGGGGCCAGTGCTTGCTCATCGGCCTGCCCCCAACCGGCTCCACCGTCACATTTGACACCGGCAGCCTCCAATCCAACGAACGCATCCTGCGCGGCTGCAGGTATGGAAGCGCGAGAACCTGGGACGACTTCCCGCGCATGGTAGAACTCTACCTCGCCGGAAAACTAAAAATCGACGAACTCGTAACCCGGCGGTTCGACCTCGAAGGCGCAAACGAAGCCTTTGACGCTCTGGCCGCTGGAGAAGTCGCGCGGGGATTAATCGTCTTCTAA